A window from Plodia interpunctella isolate USDA-ARS_2022_Savannah chromosome 2, ilPloInte3.2, whole genome shotgun sequence encodes these proteins:
- the LOC128679771 gene encoding uncharacterized protein LOC128679771 isoform X4: MHHLYPLAKGDPLCPLGFHPQVRWPTRCKRCFRDYKEHGGGRKKEDDFTASTPSLSSWTSPASRSRDEENGAEVEKSGRGWASSTNLSAIDPPKKDSSTGFSRTSASWTSTPDLGANESETTAVTVSLKLPKHRLTGPLPALDTGQKENHTADTVTLRRPSPSPPPVPIAANVTISKNDSLAERVRKMQLMKAQNSFEKESSIEKERQERERRSISKSREEEKQARLKEERSTAREDVNFMMQAKSARSSTNSKPPKRGGPSRDKEDSDDDTSTTCTDTTNTTLVDSNVKEYQEQIESLKQELDTVKKRCERVEKEKSDILLRRLANIDTANKYTTGRSSEVLKLQQKVNELTSQNEDLKDEKKHLSLRVKEVECELESRPSAETQTRQIEQLRAKLLAAETLCEELMDENEDMKKELRDLEEEIEEMQDNFREDQADEYSSLRRELEQTIKNCRVLSFKLKKTERKADQLEQEKADQEKKLLELVGGQEGLNRENRIKELEQEVARSNEVALRLQRELADANAKLAAASGAPPANLKKNQPPADGQKVSRSSLTRGGSQDDPAQLLRDLQDSLEREADLREQLRNAEEEANSLRKTASRVEDDNESLLLQLKKMATKARTRKLSPTPPTNRLSIEAPNEKDEGISDEEDPAELRLLLELNEQEAAVLRRKVEDLELDRDSLKKQVKELTDKIANSTTKTNTNSSVTVRRNAAKGNNLAEEKVKVLEDEIAELRKKLIEKERDCERLHAELSLAQKKPKGSLIKSKSLDGASDQQNVDLKRQLQVIEQEASVLRSKTQSLEADNEKLQAENKKLQLLKGTKTLRTDKSLEQNANKITQLENELKEAMTKIKELESKEKEEKVEKKVRFGGDVKKDADTLKSKQEELEKLKLNFSKLEKENAKLQTSLKALKEEAITSFRPRIPKKITDLTTKLQMKRMVEDLESEIGEMFVVMKNAGLSTNDLNMKAKFEKEIEEIKSKLAKKESEFSNEKNRFQTEIGKLKDLTSKLESDKKEITGKLKSLESEHNNVIAENKTLKDDNRSSESKISKLNADLKNSSSQQMAMSECMKKIEELKKDMDAKDKEIEKLKKQVETLNKLEQDKNKLLKEVGDKTKKNVELEKKLKEAEEKCKRVEKQLATRKDRVTKLEKEEDALRETSNQKYDEAISSVEMAQMQDKLEKATKELQEKEDELSTTKRDLDKTEKDLSTLQTETSQLKSDIAKLENERKDQENKLQAEKKESSYWESKASEMETDLQAERKKLERMRVAHDKDSKNKEAELATLKGKLKVLEQTSGAGAKRIADLKQEYEESVKKLEHSLAVEKAEYDELTGKYELLEEEHVVTKARLTVEKEQAQGELMHVQKELNTALANIKSIQDNYSTQSAAWQKEKADMQNEISTLQERLCGGGWEVERARLNTRLEKSERELKTTNDQLDVLTHHHDQVKKELEEARQKLEDYEKVSKIQRNLTADNVELERELSALNNRLEQAEKARKAELLDTKMRYEGQMNTMRDELKSLHNQVSRFKRERDNYKQMLDAAQKTMAEMKNEDKATRMKRHSISSTDEEEYRSKLATLEQQIACLEDELCESRMLASKLNTELVSEKSAAEVRFAEMQSRLNEYEEERLLSSGRARVAGLATRMELAWHKERDEQQRLLQETSTLARDLRQTLFEVERERDKERLDMKRRIDQLKRTTEEETEEAKKKVTELQCDLLELRDAHAKLRTANEKLRRDKERHDRDRDQNKLLVASLKRAQQEDDRIITQLLETIDDLMKQSPNLFRADTAVKPEKSLMTPTPPRRNRSSKSRSRSATPESAEAASAADAAATAARLRRLTDELRASRIAERQRRHQASARRAMSTEPRDTLSVAPINRTPSRAPSLKKRSVSLEQTTKEQSLIWKSVDESSVSSMQSLDGDDVRLFTMQRGDSSLDSRLSGGSAQSDVLPADKKKKKSIFGKLKKLTKSRSIDDQVDSDAVDFRPIGTVSQGSDSDMSAAGSKRDLRGRLSDMFSRKGQMSRSNSKEQSPERPASAMASVGARPMLRNASAAALARASPSNTLTPNMRAASATPAAKRKGK; this comes from the exons ATGCATCACTTGTACCCGCTGGCGAAGGGCGACCCGCTGTGCCCGCTGGGCTTCCACCCGCAGGTGCGGTGGCCGACGCGCTGCAAGCGCTGCTTCCGCGACTACAAGGAGCACGGCGGCGGCCGCAAGAAGGAAGACGACTTCACGGCCTCCACGCCCAGCCTCTCCTCGTGGACATCGCCTGCCTCAAG GAGTCGAGATGAAGAAAACGGTGCAGAAGTGGAGAAGTCAGGGCGCGGCTGGGCTTCCAGCACTAACCTCAGCGCCATCGACCCACCCAAGAAAGACTCCTCCACGG GGTTCAGCAGAACCAGCGCATCGTGGACGTCGACGCCGGACCTGGGGGCCAACGAGTCCGAGACGACCGCCGTCACCGTCAGCCTCAAGCTGCCCAAGCATCGGCTCACGGGGCCTCTGCCCGCGCTGGATACGGGGCAAAAGGAGAATCATACGG CAGACACAGTGACCCTGCGACGACCGTCACCCTCACCACCGCCTGTGCCGATCGCAGCAAATGTCACCATCAGCAAGAATGATTCGCTAGCGGAACGCGTGCGGAAG atGCAATTAATGAAAGCtcaaaatagttttgaaaagGAATCTAGTATAGAGAAGGAACGTCAGGAAAGAGAAAGACGAAGCATATCCAAAAGCAGAGAAGAGGAAAAGCAAGCTCggttaaaagaagaaagatcAACAGCAAGGGAAGATGTTAACTTTATGATGCAG GCAAAAAGTGCTCGAAGTTCTACGAATTCCAAGCCTCCTAAACGAGGTGGTCCATCTAGAGACAAGGAGGATTCTGATGACGACACCAGCACCACATGTACAGATACCACCAACACGACACTCGTTGATTCAAATGTTAAAGAGTATCAG GAGCAAATAGAGAGTCTGAAACAAGAACTGGATACCGTGAAAAAAAGATGTGAGCGTGTGGAAAAGGAAAAGAGTGACATATTGCTTCGGCGGCTGGCGAATATAGACACAGCCAACAAGTACACAACAGGCCGGTCCTCGGAGGTGTTGAAACTGCAACAAAAAGTGAACGAGCTCACGTCGCAAAATGAAGATCTCAAAGATGAAAAGAAACATTTATCATTACGCGTCAAAGAGGTTGAATGTGAACTTGag TCTAGGCCATCAGCTGAAACTCAAACTCGTCAAATAGAACAACTTCGTGCCAAATTGTTAGCCGCTGAAACTCTTTGTGAAGAACTGATGGACGAAAATGAAGATATGAAAAAGGAACTGAGGGACCTTGAAGAAGAAATTGAAGAAATGCAGGATAACTTTAG ggaAGATCAAGCAGATGAATATTCATCGTTAAGAAGGGAATTGGagcaaacaataaaaaattgtagagTATTATCgtttaagttaaaaaagaCTGAAAGAAAAGCTGATCAACTAGAGCAGGAGAAAGCTGATCAGGAAAAGAAACTCTTAGAA TTAGTAGGTGGACAAGAAGGGTTGAATCGAGAAAATCGTATAAAGGAATTAGAGCAGGAAGTGGCACGCTCCAATGAAGTTGCTCTGCGGCTCCAAAGAGAGTTAGCTGACGCTAATGCCAAGCTGGCTGCGGCGTCCGGGGCTCCACCAGCCAACCTCAAGAAAAATCAACCACCTGCTGATGGG caAAAAGTATCTCGATCATCACTTACCCGTGGGGGTAGTCAGGATGACCCTGCACAGCTGCTACGCGATCTTCAGGATTCTCTAGAACGCGAAGCTGACCTTAGGGAACAATTGCGTAATGCTGAGGAAGAG GCCAATAGCTTGCGTAAAACAGCATCAAGAGTCGAGGATGATAATGAGTCATTGCTACTACAGCTGAAGAAAATGGCTACCAAAGCCAGAA CAAGAAAACTATCACCGACTCCACCAACCAATAGACTTTCAATCGAAGCCCCAAATGAGAAAGATGAGGGAATATCCGATGAGGAAGATCCAGCTGAATTAAGACTACTTCTCGAACTCAACGAACAA GAAGCTGCCGTTCTACGTAGAAAAGTAGAAGACTTGGAATTAGATCGGGATTCGTTGAAGAAACAAGTTAAAGAACTTACTGACAAGATTGCTAATAGTACAACTAAGACAAACACAAATTCTTCAGTCACAGTTAGACGAAATGCTGCAAAGGGTAACAATTTGgcagaagaaaaagtaaag GTATTGGAAGATGAAATAGCCGAATTAAGAAAGAAATTGATTGAAAAGGAGAGAGATTGTGAAAGATTACACGCAGAACTTAGTTTAGCACAAAAGAAACCAAAAGGTTCGCTTATTAAGAGCAA atctCTCGATGGCGCAAGTGATCAGCAAAACGTAGATCTTAAACGTCAGCTGCAAGTTATTGAACAAGAGGCAAGTGTTCTGAGATCAAAAACTCAAAGTTTAGAAGCTGATAATGAAAAACTACAAGCTGAAAACAAGAAGTTGcag CTATTAAAAGGAACAAAAACGTTGAGAACCGACAAATCATTGGAACAAAATGCCAACAAAATTACTCAACTAGAGAACGAACTAAAGGAAGCTATGACTAAAATCAAGGAATTGGAAAGTAaggaaaaagaagaaaaagttgAGAAGAAAGTAAGATTCGGTGGAGATGTTAAGAAAGATGCTGACACTCTCAAGTCCAAACAAGAAGAGTTAGAAAAgttgaaattgaatttcagCAAG cttgaaaaagaaaatgctaAACTCCAAACATCGTTAAAGGCACTGAAGGAAGAAGCAATCACATCTTTCAGACCACGTATTcccaaaaaaataacagatttaACCACtaaattacaaatgaaaaGAATGGTAGAAGATCTTGAAAGCGAAATTG GTGAGATGTTTGTTGTGATGAAAAACGCTGGTTTATCAACAAACGACCTTAACATGAAagcaaaatttgaaaaagaaattgaagaaataaagtcaaaattaGCTAAAAAAGAATCTGAATTTTCTAATGAAAAGAACCGTTTTCAAACAGAAATCGGTAAATTAAAGGACTTAACAAGCAAACTAGAATCGGATAAAAAGGAGATCAccggaaaattaaaatctttagaATCAGAACACAACAACGTAATAGCAGAAAACAAAACCCTCAAAGACGATAACAGGAGTTCCgaatcaaaaatttcaaaacttaATGCAGACTTGA aaaattcatCATCTCAACAAATGGCCATGTCAGAGTGTATGAAGAAAATCGAAGAACTAAAAAAAGATATGGACGCTAAAGATAAAGAGATTGAAAAGTTGAAGAAACAAGTTGAAACTCTAAACAAATTGGAAcaagacaaaaacaaattgctCAAGGAG GTTggagataaaacaaaaaaaaatgttgaactGGAAAAGAAATTGAAAGAAGCAGAAGAGAAATGTAAACGTGTCGAAAAACAGTTAGCAACTCGTAAGGACCGCGTGacaaaattagaaaaagaa GAGGACGCCCTAAGAGAAACTTCGAATCAGAAATATGATGAAGCCATATCTTCAGTAGAAATGGCTCAAATGCAAGACAAATTAGAAAAAGCTACTAAAGAATTGCAGGAGAAAGAAGACGAATTAAGTACAACTAAACGCGATCTTGATAAAACGGAGAAAGATCTCTCCACCCTACAGACTGAGACGTCTcaattaaaatctgatattgcgaaattagaaaatgaaagaaaagaTCAAGAAAATAAGTTACAAGCTGAAAAGAAGGAATCCAGTTATTGGGAAAGCAAGGCTTCAGAAATGGAAACAGATCTCCAG GCTGAACGCAAAAAACTGGAACGTATGCGTGTTGCTCACGACAAAGATAGTAAGAATAAAGAAGCAGAGTTAGCAACTTTGAAGGGCAAGCTGAAAGTCCTCGAACAGACATCGGGAGCGGGTGCGAAGAGGATAGCTGATCTCAAACAAGAATATGAAGAATCTGTGAAAA AATTAGAACATTCGTTAGCAGTAGAAAAGGCAGAGTATGACGAGCTGACGGGTAAATACGAGTTATTAGAAGAAGAACATGTTGTGACTAAAGCCAGGCTGACAGTGGAAAAGGAACAGGCTCAAGG AGAACTAATGCACGTCCAAAAAGAACTAAATACAGCTTTAGCAAATATCAAATCAATACAAGACAATTACAGTACCCAGTCTGCTGCGTGGCAGAAAGAAAAAGCAGATATGCAG AATGAGATCTCAACATTACAAGAACGGCTATGTGGCGGCGGTTGGGAAGTGGAGCGAGCGAGACTAAATACGCGACTGGAAAAGAGCGAACGTGAACTGAAAACAACCAACGACCAGCTTGACGTCCTGACACATCATCACGACCAAGTCAAGAAAGAG TTAGAAGAAGCTCGGCAGAAATTGGAAGACTATGAAAAGGTGTCAAAGATCCAGCGGAATCTAACAGCTGACAACGTGGAGTTGGAAAGAGAGTTGTCTGCTTTGAATAATAGGTTGGAACAGGCGGAGAAGGCCAGGAAAGCGGAGCTCCTCGACACGAAGATGAGATACGAGGGCCAAATGAACACTATGAGGGACGAGCTCAAGTCTTTACATAATCAG GTTTCAAGGTTCAAACGAGAAAGAGATAACTATAAACAAATGTTGGATGCAGCCCAAAAAACGATGGCTGAAATGAAAAACGAGGACAAGGCTACTAGGATGAAGAGGCACTCCATATCGAGCACTGACGAG GAGGAATACCGCAGTAAACTGGCAACACTGGAGCAGCAGATAGCGTGCCTGGAAGACGAGCTGTGCGAGTCGCGGATGCTGGCGTCCAAACTCAACACAGAGCTTGTCAGCGAGAAATCTGCTGCCGAAGTACGCTTCGCTGAGATGCAGTCTCGGCTCAACGag TATGAAGAGGAGCGCCTGCTGTCCTCAGGCAGAGCCCGCGTGGCAGGACTGGCGACGAGGATGGAGCTGGCGTGGCACAAGGAGCGGGACGAGCAGCAGCGGCTGCTGCAGGAGACCTCCACGCTGGCCCGCGACCTTCGGCAGACACTGTTTGAG GTCGAACGTGAACGCGACAAAGAGAGGTTAGATATGAAGAGAAGGATAGACCAACTAAAGAGAACGACCGAGGAGGAAACAGAGGAAGCAAAGAAGAAAGTGACAGAGCTCCAATGCGACCTACTGGAATTGCGCGATGCGCACGCAAAGCTACGCACAGCCAATGAGAAGTTGAGGCGGGACAAAGAGAGACACGACAGAGATAGAGACCAGAACAAATTGCTAGTGGCTTCTTTGAAGCGGGCGCAGCAG GAAGATGACCGAATAATAACGCAATTGTTGGAGACCATAGACGATTTGATGAAGCAAAGCCCTAATTTGTTCCGCGCGGACACGGCCGTCAAGCCTGAAAAGTCTCTCATGACGCCCACTCCACCGAGAAGAAATAGG TCATCAAAGTCGCGGTCGCGGTCGGCGACGCCGGAGAGCGCGGAAGCGGCTAGCGCGGCGGACGCGGCTGCGACGGCCGCGCGCCTGCGCAGGCTCACGGACGAGCTGCGCGCCTCCAGGATCGCCGAGCGCCAGCGCCGGCACCAGGCCAGCGCCAGGCG tGCCATGTCAACGGAACCTCGCGACACGTTGTCCGTAGCGCCGATCAATAGAACGCCGTCGCGCGCGCCTTCGCTCAAGAAACGCTCTGTCTCACTCGAACAAACTACTAAAGAACAG AGCCTAATATGGAAGTCAGTAGACGAAAGCAGCGTCTCATCGATGCAGTCTCTAGACGGCGACGACGTGCGGCTCTTCACAATGCAGCGCGGTGATTCCAGCTTAGACAG CCGCTTATCGGGAGGATCAGCGCAAAGCGACGTACTGCCCGCagataaaaagaagaagaagagcaTCTTCGGCAAGTTGAAGAAACTGACGAAATCGCGCTCCATTGATGACCAGGTGGACTCCGACGCGGTAGATTTCAGACCTATAGGCACTGTATCCCAG GGTTCTGATTCCGATATGAGTGCAGCTGGGAGCAAAAGAGATTTGCGAGGAAGACTTTCTGACATGTTCAGCAGGAAGGGACAAATGTCTCGTAGCAACAG